The window TTGCGCTGGCTTACAGATAGTTCAGGCCTTCAGTCTCTCTTTCAGAGACAagtcacaaaaaaagaaacaatgcaaAATATTTCATCCAGTAAAGAAGAGGAACATCACAGCCTTATAGCAGTGATGCCACTCCGAGCAGTTTCCTGGGATTATCAAGTGGGACACCGTCTGTGTATGTCAGTACTTTGCATTCATACCTGCTAgccatttcagaaaaaaaatagagaaaaatgaAAGACTGTCTGCAAGGCTATGTGTGCGTGGGCATCGGAGTAGGTTGCAGTGATTGTCTGATGTGATGTGATCATGACCCTCCAGCCTGCAGTGCGCAGaaagatcaggtttgccagctCACTACCCATGCTCCACATACGTCCAGCCTATTTACCATCAGAGCTGGAGACCGTAGTTAAAAATAAGACCAGGAAGGCACAGACGGAACCGGAAGAGACCGTAAATTTTCAGAGCGAGGCCACTACTATGAAGGATGGTGTATGTTTGAGTGGGCTGAGGGGTAGGTCTCACGCCGTCTAGCTTTACAATGACTCCTCATGTCCCTCGCTGACACTTCTTGCAGTCGCCTCATCTTGTAGCTGATGAAGAATGGTTTCCGACACTGCGTGAGTCGCCGGCCACCTCCCTCTCACCCAGTGTAAAGACCATAACCTCATCAAAGGAAGGCAACTGAGAGTGGATTATCCGCGCTGGGGTGTTGCAGCCTGCTGGTGTGGAGCTTGTCTAATTGGCAGACCCCTTTTTCCCTCTTAGAGAGATTTCCCCCACAGGAGCAATAAAAGTATCCTATTCTCTTTCAATTACCCTCTCTGTCCTTCGGCCCATCCCCGCAGCCGCATAACTCACTTAACTAAAGCACACAAGCCCTATCAATCCCCCACTGGTCTGCCCTCCACTCCACTTATCTTGCCAGTGTAACTCTTATTGTGAAAATCTAACAGCCTAACAGAGCAAAAAATTGCATCACGTTACAGGCCTGAattctttttaactttaaaatcaTGATACTTCAAACTCTAAATGCAATTCACATAGACATACATCTATACAGGAGTAAAACATTAATAATGCAATTCAATACTGAGTGTTTATACTACCAAAAACTGTCAAACCCTTCAAAGAGTGCTTCAAAGAATCGCTCTAGTGTAGCACTGTCAGATTTGTGATGGAGGGTTCTTAAAAAAGGATCAAATTGTATGATTTCCCTTGGGAAAACCCGACCCTTGGACTGCCCTAGATCAAACACGAATGCTGACAGAGCTGTCAAAGAATCAGGTGTGTTATAGCAGTGGCTAACATAGCCTCGAGGTGCTAGTCTCAAACAGAAGGGAAGTGTACTGCTGAGGGTTTCTAGTTACATTTCCAGTTTCTTGAGGCAATTTATTGGATTTTTTTACAGCTctaactgaaacaaaaaaaacctgcttCATACAACTGTTCTCATATATCGCATAATACCAGTACTCCACAAGGCACGTAAAATCAAAGGTATCAGGAGCACAATCTTACCTAATGGAAAGGGTGCATGTAGAGGGTTCTGAACTCAAGCAGGTAGATGTTTCCAGGTGCTGACGAAAGCAGTAGGAATGAGTGAGTATGGCACTGTAGTTATGCTGTTCCACGCATCCAGTGTGGGGTCATAGCAGTCCAGAGTTTTACACCTCTGTGTGCCAAAGTACCCACCCACCACATAGAGTTTGTTCCCTGATGCCACAGCCTGGCAGCTCATCCTCTTGGCAGTCACATCACCCACTTTTGTCCACTGGTAGCTCTCGCTGCTGAACTTGTATGCCGAGCATGCTGAGAACTCTGTGTCTCCGCCCATGACGAAGATCTGGTTTCCCAGGACAGCGGCGGCTGTGTAGCGCCATGGCTGAGGGCAGGATGCAGGCACGGTCCATCGGTTCTCCTGCGGATCGTAGCACTGCACCTTGGGCAGCTTGTCGTGGGTGACGCTGGTTCCTCCGAAAGCAAAGAGTTTGAGTTTGACGCTAACTACTGCTGCGTTGCTCACACCCTCTCTCAGAGGAGCTACCATTGTCCACTTGTTTGCCACGGGGTCAAACTGCTCCACCTGTTTGAGAGACACTGATGGAGAAGCTGGAAGGCAGCCTGTCGCTGCGGTGTGACCACCTACGACGTAGAGACAGTGTTTCAGCTCTGCAGACCCGTGGCCGAACCTGGCAATCAGCATGGGTGCCGCCTTTGACCATTCCTCGTGGACAGTGTCATAGACCCAAACATCTTTGGACACGCCATTTTCTGAGCCTCTACCACCAGTGATGTACACCTTACATCCAATTGCACAGGCACTAAACTCCTTCCGTGGACTGGGGATGTCAGCCTTTGGGATGATCTCTTTGGCTTTCTGGTCCACGAGGTACAACTTGTCACACATGAAAGTCTGGCCACCCAGAAGAAACAGGGCATGGCTGGTTTTTCTTGGTCGAGCACATGGGCTGTTAACAACGCCATCGTTCTGCAGGATTTTCAGCTTACAGCGAATAGCTTCATCCACCAGCTCCTTGCTCTTGGCCTGGGAGTTAATTAGCTCTTCGGTAGAGACGTTCTCCATTAAAAAGATGGCAGGCAATAGCGCAAGGCGAACCGTTCTCAGGAGCTCCGGGAGATGGCAGTGCCTCCTTTCCAAGTCGTAGTTGATCCAGTTAAGAGCAGCTTCGTAAACCAGTCTCTCGTCTTCTGTCTCTAGCTCCTCATGCGATAAAAGCTGCACCACCATATCTTTGGGCAGTTGGAGGAAGTCCTCCGTCTTGCAAATAGCAGGAAAGTTGCTGAGGCACATGCCCCAGGAGAGCTCTGACAGCTTGGTACACTGATGGGCGTCTGACAACAGAAGCATGCCAAGGCAGTTGGATGGGTGAAGGTTTCTCTCTAAGAATTCTGCGCAGGCATCCCGGATGTCCTGAAACTCCAACATGTCCCCAGCCTCCAACAACGACTCTGCATTCTCCTCATTGATGACCACCCGTGATGAATAAGCGTAATCCAGCAGGAGCTCCAAAACCTCCGGGTGGATTGAATCACGGAAGTCAACCTCACTGGCCTGACTCTCCCTCAGGCCACCGCTGAACATGGCCTCAAAGTAGCGACTGCAGGCAGCCAGCACTGCGCGGTGGCAGGGAAAGGAGCGGCTGCCAGCATGGAGCAAGACGTCAGTGAAAAGCCTTTGCTGCCGCAGCGAGTTGAGGTGCATAAGGACGCTGTCGGCATAGGAGGACTTGTGAAAAAGGTAGATGTTCATGGAGCCGGTGCTGGCTCGCGATTTTCGGTTCTCATGGACGCACACGGACATTTTCATTGAATCCTAAAATGAAAGCGATAAAGAAAAATCTCTCATCAATGCACTGCACATTTGAAGCCCACTACACATAATTATTATTCACCAATTCAGCATTTCCCACAACGTGTATCTTCCGTCTTCAAATAGTCTGTAATATGGTGTATCTTAACCTTTTAAACACATCCACTAAAATTTAAAGCTAGATGCAATTTATGTTGAAAAATGGGGCATGTAATAGCTATTAATCAGGAGCTTTACAGTGCAAACAAACTGTTTGTCCTGTACAATTAGTCATAAAAATGTAGGTTTAGTGAAGTGAATACAGTGAATGCACTATGTGGTGATGTTGATGCTGAAATATTACATTGTTGGGCACTGATATCCACAAtgagattaaaagaaaaacgtaaaatgtatttttggaGGAGGAATCTCAATCCTTCCCAAGAGATCAAGATATTCAGAAAGAGATCAAGTGATTACAAATTACAAAACAGCATAAATCTGAGGGTTCTGAAGGTCGAGTAGATAACAATTGTCTTCTTGCAGAGACTGCAAGGCCTTGCAGCTCTGAGCAATGCTAATCCTCCTCTTTCAGAGATGCCACGATTAACAATGAAGTTTCCCTTTGCAGAGGATTCttcatgaaaagggaaaaagaaagagacagtGGGGCTCTTTTAAGCCTCTGAGAAATGCACACTCTCCTCCCAGAAAATCACAGCTCCCATCTTCACTGTCTTCGCCCTGTGCTCGCTCACAGCTCGCTTTTATTCCAACCAATTTCTAGACATGTCAAGTGCCTTGTGCACTCTATTTACAGAGGGACCAAGTCCCTGTCTGACCCAGTAAATCCACAGCTGACAGACATTTTAAGTTGTCAGCCTGCCCCTAAGTCTATCGGTCTTGATAGAATTTGATAGAAGGCTGGTTAATCTTAGTAGTAAGGGTAGGTTTTAGTACAAAAACAGGACTGGGCTTGTTTCTAATGGTTTTGTAATTTCATTCTTGACTGCAAATAGCTCCACAACCTGACAGCTGCTGTGAATTATAATGATTAAAAAGTTCTGATGGctcaataagaaaaaaaaaacatcaataaaatgcttcagaagaagaaacagaccTCCATTTATATGCTAGGTATAAAACAGATGTAGACgtttaataaaaactgaatgtctATGGAGGTTCAACGCTTAAAGGAagtcacatatatatatatatacatatatatatatacatacatacatacatacatacatatataaatatttacactTTTCTGCATTTCAAAGGCTCTCCTAAAGCAAAATCTATTGTAGCTGAAAGGGGTCAAGCTCTGTCAGCAAGCAAATGTTTTACAAACCTACAGGTGGTGAGCATTTGATGTTCGAATGATAGGATTTTCACTTCAAGAGTGAAAGAGTTCAAAAGTTCCTTGCTGTCATAAATGATTCCtcttcaaaaaaagaaagctacAGAGAGCTAAGGACAGTTTCCATTTTCCCTAAGTTGCATCATCTGTTCCAAAATCCTCAGAATGCAGTCTCATGAATAGGAAATCAAGCCCAATCCCTGCAGGTATAAATGCAAGTCCAGTGGGGATTTCTGGTGAGCAGTGGCACTCATACCTTGGGCTTAATATCTCAATGCATACTGAATGTACAGCTatgaattttgattttatttttttggcattCAGGGTGCTCAGAGGATGAATCCTAATGATTCTGGGCTTTGTCCCTTTGAACATGTTCGCACAGGGATGTCAGCGCACAGCTCAAAGGACGGCGATGCCTGTGCACAGCCTTTCCACGTCTTTGTATAAAGAGGAAGAATCTTATTTATCACAAGTTAATGAAACCCAAAACCAACCGCCACCGGTTGAACAGGATTTACTGCATTCCTGCAGTGACAAAACTGGCAACCTGTCAACTCATGGCCTCTGGCTCATCTGTAAGGAGAACATCCTCACCTAATCTCCCTGCACACGTCAcatgctacacacacacacggacacattGCAGCTCAGGGTTTCTAAGTGACTCGATTTAAATATGTGATCCTTATATGTCAGGCGCTAAAATGAAGAGGTTTCACACTTGTTAATCAttggcatattaataaatagaaCCATTGGTACTCTCAGGCACTGGAGCTGGCAGATAAACACTTCAGTTAGTCCAATAATTTAGCTTCATACTAGGTAGCAAAATGATTACAAGCTAATTATAGTCTACCAGTAAATGATAGACACTTAGCTGAGCTGCTAACCGTCTCTGTTCTTTTGCCAAACATATCATTTAGTGGCAATAAAATAGCAAAGCACAACAGAGCTTTTCCATTTTAATCTCACTGCAACGCACTCATTCCTCCAAAAAACACTGCTGGCCCGCAAAATTACCAAAGGTGATCTGTTTGCACAATCTTCATTTTCCCTGTTGTCAAACGAAAGTGCTCACTCACGCCCGCATACTGGGGAGTGCGGGAAAGGTGAACAATGAAAAGAGCAGTAAACCACATGCCTCAACTATTTGCATATTAAAGGGTAAAGCCTGGATTACCAGCTCAAGCAGCTGGTCCCAAAACCCATCTGTGACATATACAAGCACGGCTAGAttcaaaatagaaataaataaaacaaaacaaaaaaaagttttatacaAATCTTAGACAATGCAACGAGAAAGAATAATTGAAGACTGCACTTACGCTTAAAAGTGTTGGATTTGCTTCCTGATTATAAGCTTAAACTTAGACTAACCTCTGAAACATAAGCACGTTTCTCTTGTTTTGATCTTAAGCACTGATTACAGAGGAAATTAGATAACTCGTATCACTGTTTAAATTTGCTTTACCTTTCATTACTTTAATCTCATCATCCACAGGCACAGGGCGGATTCAAACATCACGAGTGTGACAAGTCTGTAAAAATTCCTGACAGCTGTCTGGAAACTGTAAATTACATGGAAGTTACAAGCGGAATGCAAAAGGAAAACTATTTCAAAGCTAGGATTAAACTGACAAACCCTTTTCGGCTATGAACTAATGCAGGCTGTCTTACTCCTGCTCTAAATGAGAACAAACTCCTGGACATATCTTCACATCTGCAGACGCAATCTGCACAAGGTGGATTTTGTGCATTTCCCATGAGAATATAGGAAAATATAATCAatttcaaagtgaaaaaaaataataataataataataagcaaatgataacatttacataacATGTTGGGGAAAAATTAGCAAGAGCTGCACTTCCCTCTTTGGTGACTCAAGTTTTTCATACCATAATTTATCTGATTATCTGATGTTTCTGACTGTTTATTCTTTACGCAACATTCTTCCTCCTACTTATTCATAGCTTTATGACAAAGCAAAGTAGCAAAGAATTTTAGGTTAATGAAACCTTATTAACATAACCTACAAAGAGGTTCAACCTCAAGTAGTTTAAGTCCCCACCCTGCCTCCATTCAAACCAAATTGGTGAGAAAATTCCTGAAGGTTTTGTACTGTTGGTCAGAAAGAACAAAAGACATTGCTGTGAGTACTGAGAAGTTCTGCTGTGCCATTaatatttctatttcttttaCAAAACGGTcatttttatagtttatttTTAAGGACAGTGGAGAGAAAGACTCACAGTTGCAAAGGTGGTGCCCAATTTACCACAAATGTGCAGATAATGCAGCCTAATTTCAAACACAAACCATTTGATGACCATTAAAATATGTGACAGCTtgtcattaataaataaataaagcaaatatCTCTGTTGCACAAGTTAATACAAACAACTagactaaaataataatttgtcaCAGCTTATCAGCATTGAGGTTTCCATGCTGCTCTGGAGGACTTCCCTGATTACCCTCTATTATAATACCACAGTCAGTACACCAAAGGGTCCAGACAGGAAGAAATGCCAGCAGTGCCAAAATGTGTGGTTGGCTGGgtggctgagagagagagagagagagagagagagagatgtctTCCTCATCCCATCCCTCACAGAAATCATATCCACACACCAAGCACACAGCCCAGAAAGCCCACACTACACGCCTCACTCAGAAAGCACACAGTTAAAGGACATGCACATGCAGCCACTGGACTCGAGCCAGGGCCTGGCTGACTACAGCCTGTTTAAAAATCATTGCCAGGTGTTCACAGTCAACCATGGACTCAAGAAGAGGGATGGGAGGGGAGTCACTTCAAAAGTAAACACCGGAGCTTATGTGGACCTCGTTCTGTACATCTGCCACTCGGTGAGTGGGGGGCGGTAATTGAAGCAagatgcaaaacaagaggaaagaGCAATGAGCTATAGATGTGTTCGCCTGCTTCTTCAGTGTTGGTCGGAATCGAAATGTACGATCTCAAGTCTAAATGCACAAACAAACGCCGtgcaattgaaaaaaaaaacctaattaaataaattaaaatcatgGCTTTGTAACGTCGAGAAGAGCGTGTCACACCTGACGTCGCATTTTAAACAAGCAAAACATCCCCAGCATGCACGAATGTGCAAGGAAACAGCTGAGGACATGAACGCAGACGACCGAGGGGAGATCAGCTATcgataaatcaataaatcaataaaatgaacCTGAACGTGATCAGCGAATGTAAACATTGTTGCGCTTCCTAATGCTCCAGCCTGGAGCTTTCCGTCATCGTGAGAGCAGAAGGGGGATGCATTCGTAGTTACTATCTAACAATCGAGCCACACGCTTTAACATGATGCAGTGAGGTGGTTTAGCATTATTGTCATCATTAttataatcattattattattatgctttgttttgttttacctcTTTGGGTGAAAGCAGGAGTTCAATTGTGCCCGGAGTTTCCCTCGAACATGCCACTTCTACAAGAGCCACGATGCAAGCCTTACGCTCGGGGAGTGCAACTCCGTGGGATTTATATCCGAAAGGTCACGGAATACTAAGTCGAGATCCACGCCTATTGTGAGTTACAGGGAGTTTACCGAGGCTTCTATGGACCTCTGGACAGCCGGGTATCAATAGATGGTCGCTGTGATGCGAAGGATGAGCGGAGATGTTTGGATGAGTTCCtctaaagctgctgctgctgtgtgactgaagcctatgtgtcctcctcctcctcctgcgcTCCCACTTCTCTCTCACTGAAACAAGTGGGTGTGTCCACAGTGGGAACTGGGAGGACCGTAACCTCGCGCACGAAACCGAGTGAAGGAAAGAGAACATGTACCATACCATCCCACTGTGTAAGATAATTACCAAGTAATCCCTAAAGATGAGTTCagttaaagttttcttttttcttttttaaaggacTTTCTGACCGTTCAGACCCTTAATAAAGTATGCATTAGAGGAGTCATATGATTAACGTATCTGaaagacatatatatatatatatattctacaAAGTAACTACTAAGCAGGCTGCGTGAATAGGAGCGGTGCTTAACTTGGTTTGAAATGCAAATGCTTTAGTAAAATGCTGATACGGTGTGCAGGATCTGATGGTAGATTGCGTCGCAGCAGTCCACGTAATGGTTTAGTGGTTCCTCAGAAGACCAAACAGGATCCACCCAGCATTGTGACAGAAGAGCCAAGAGAAAATTAAAGGTATTGTTCCGGTGTTGTGCTTTGTGGACTCAAGACTTTAAACAGCCACTCCAAGACATTCTGAAACAATAACATATAGGAAATACTACAAAGTCTGACTGAGTCACATTGAGCCAGTTTTAGGTCCTATAGGATTACAAAGGTCTCTGTGGTTTTTAGTAAAAGGGGGGAGAGCTGGGAACGGGAAGTCCAATTTTATCCGTGAGCATCTTGTGTGAGTCACATCTGCGGTGCTCGTTGACGGTGCATTTGGCTGTGACTGAACTCTTCAGAGGACCCTCGAGGCTTTGATGTtgctgtttggtttgtttgtttttgatgtgCAGTGTGGTGGCCACAGAGCTGTTGAGAACTCACACCCAGTTCCCTTTCCCATCGACTGTTGATGAAAACCGAACAATCGGCTTATGCTGAGGATAACGCAGCACACTGTTCACCGGGGAAGTACACTCTGAAAAGTGTTGAAGAGAAACGTCTTTGCGCTCTAACATGGACTGTGTGTATGGCAAGAGAGACACCTAGTGGGCAAAGTAATGCAAGTAGCCCTGTTATGTGCAGGATGCTATTTTATTTGGCAGCATAATTGTTGCCAAATATTTATTGGcaaataaatttaatttatttgccaataattattattgtcaaataattaattattgtCAACAGCAGACTAGCAGAAAAAcaggtttttgtgttgtttctttgCTCACTTGTAAAaagtttgtagtgcagtaaaaatcaGATAAATGTAGCGTGACagatgttttctttattatacCAACATTATATAGGAGTAGATAATGGATAGCTGAATAACTTTATATTACAGTATATTCCTAACTAAGCAGCTCATTCTCAACACTTTTATGAAAATTTGACCTTATAtgaccttgaagaagaggtcagaggtccaaGCTAATGTGATATCCCTTTACTGTACTTTCTATAAGTTGACAATACATACGCTAACAAATCACCATTAGGTAATACTACTTTATATGAAACTTCAAGGTGGAGCCTGTCCCAGATGCCATAGAGTGAAAGGTGGGTACACCTTGGACACATATGCTAGCATGGGTGGAAACTGGAGGACCTGGAGAGAATTCCTGGTACCCCAGTGGATTCCAACGCAGAATCCTCTTGCTgtgagagattaataataactaatgattcaatgcagagaggtgtataaagaCATGGTGAGTggaaaaggtgactgaagaagaaatcctcagtgcatcatgggaatcccccagcagctaTTGCAGCGTAACTATGGAAGGATTCAGGCTCACCAGATCCAGTCCTAACATTTTCAAAGTAGAGAGgatgtctgtctcccaaatacAAAATTGGAAGCTGGTTCTACAGAAGAGAgccctgaaagctgaaggctctgactcccattctacttttaaatactctaggaaccacaagtaggcctgcagtctgagagcaaagtgcccTAATGAGGTGATACAGCACTAttaggtcattaagataagatggggcctgattattcaagactttATATgtggagcaggattttgaatttgattctggatttaacagggagccaatgaagggaagccaatataggcgaaatatgctctctctttctagtccctgccAGTACTCTtgattttggatcaactgaaggcttttcatggAGTTTTTAGGATATCctgattaataataaattacaatagtccagcctagaagtaataaatgcctgaactagtttttcagcgtcattTTGAGATGGGATGTTCCTAATTTCAGAGATATAACGGTAATACTacttaatacaaaaaaagcagTACCacgtatttgtttaatatgtccattaaaggacatatcctggtcaaaaatgacgccaaggttcctcacagtgctACTGGAGGCCACAGTAATGCGATCCAGAGTAAGTATCCGGTTAAATACCATATTTCTACAATTTTTAgggctgagtacaataacctcagttttatgtGAATTTAGTagcagaaaattagaggccatccaggtgtttatgtctttaagacaactgcagtttaactaattgttgTGTcatatctggcttcatggatagacaAAGTGGTATGCTATGTTGTATAATGGGATGCCTCTAATTATTGGTATGCCATTATACAAGTGGTTACAAGTGGTAGATATTCAACTACGTAGTGTATTGATCAAGTCCATGTGGTGTTTGGTAGATTTATTTGTCTATTCTAATTGTAGTAAAATGGTATTCTGAATACTATACACCAATTTCTTTTAAGCAGGGATTATACTGTTATTTGTCTATTCATATATAGATAACAAAATGATGTGCCATATTCAGGAGCAAAGCCATCAATCCAATGGCATAAAATACTTTATATGacatgagaaacaaaaaaacatttgtattgGCCTCACACAGCCTAATAACACTGTGGTTAGTAGATTTTGAAAGGCAGCATCAGTGATGAGTTAAAATGACCAAATGACAATGCAAATACATGCTAGCTATTTGAAGCGCTTAGACTGTAATCAGCTAATTCTGTTTTACCCAAAGTGTCTGCCtatatttttgtcattattGTCATCATTATTCTTTCAGTTTGGGGTTCTTGTGATTAAAAGTAAATAATGGAcgaataattcaattcaattcaattttatttatatagcgccaaatcacaacaaaagttgcctcaaggcgcttcataggtacagagaaaaacccaacaatcatatgaccccctatgagcaagcactttggcgacagtgggaaggaaaaactcccttttaacaggaagaaacctccagcagaaccaggctcagggaggggcggccatctgctgcaaccggttggggtgagagaaggaaaacaggataaagacatgctgtggaagagagacagagattaataacagatatgattcaatgcagagaggtctattaacacatactgagtgagaaaggtgactggaaaggaaaaactcaatgcatcatgggaatcccccggcagcctacgtctattgcagcataactaagggaggattcagggtcacctgatccagccctaactatatgctttagcaaaaaggaaagttttaagcctaatcttaaacgtagagatagtgtctgtctctcgaatccaaactggaagctggttccacagaagaggggcctgaaaactgaaggctctccctcccattctactatAAAATActttaggaacaacaagtaagcctgcagtgtgagagtgaagtgctctaatgggttgatatggtactacaaggtcattaagacaagatggggcctgattatttaagaccttgtatgtgaggagcaggattttgaattcaattctggatttaacaggaagccaatgaagggaagctagtacaggagaaatatgctctctctttctagtccctgtcagtactcttgctgcaacattttggatcagctgaaggcttttcagcgagtttttaggacatcctgataataatgaattacagtagtccagcctagaagtaataaatgcatgaactagtttttcagcgtcactctgagacaggatatttctaactttagagatgttgcgcaaatggaagaaagcagtcttacatatttgtttaatatgtgcgttgaaggacatgtcctggtcaaaaatgactccaaggatAAGCATGCAAAGAACTAGTTATGTTACAGTTTTTTAGATTACTCTGTCATGTGGGCTGTCAAAGATACACAGTAAAACCTGTTGTTCTTGTTTAGCACTAACTTTAGCGGCCAAGCACGTCAGTTAGAAATGAGTAAGCAAATATACCCGATGGCAAGTTGTATGTAAATTCACACACTTCACTTTAGGCTGTAAACACATTCACATACTCTAGATAATAGAATAATAAGGTATAATTTACATACTGGTCAAAGTTTGgtgtctttctttttaaacagaaagGTAGGTTCGTGATGCAAAGCATACTGTACATTTAGGTGCTATCCCAAAACATAGTGTGAAAGAACCTTCTTTTTTaagtcaaagaaagaaaaaaaaatggaatatTGTTAAAAGGCCAAGTCAGTAACCTGATGTCACAATAATATAGTGTGCTTTTGACTTACACAATacaaaagtaaaagcagagaaaCCATTAAAAACGCAGCTGCCGTGAAGGCCTGCCTATTCTGGCAGAATAAACTAGAATATCCTGGAAACTAAACTGATAACATcaatgtgcttcttctttagccAATCCTTTGTTGATTTTATGACATGTTTTGGGTCACCGTCGTGCTGGAAGACATATCCGTGATCCAGCTTCGGTGTTCTGGCTGAGTGGTGAAGTCATCCTGTATCCTTATTAGAAAAACTACCCAAAAGCATGATGTTTCTACCTCCATGCTTGACTGTGGGGAGGGTGTTCTTTAGATTATGctcagcatttctcttcctcTAAACATGGGGCGTCGAGTGACCACAGCATTTCCTCACAATCCTTCACTGAATCATTTAAAGTTCACTGGCAAACTTAAGATGGGCCTGTACACCTGTCTTCGTGTACAGGGACCATATGAGCACTGCAGGATTTCAATCCATTACATCCATTCAGTCCTTACTGAGTTACCAATGGTGTTCTCTGTGATTGTGGTACCAGCTGGATTCAGATCATTAACAAACTCCTCCCTTGTAATTTTGGGCTGATCCCC is drawn from Pelmatolapia mariae isolate MD_Pm_ZW linkage group LG7, Pm_UMD_F_2, whole genome shotgun sequence and contains these coding sequences:
- the enc1 gene encoding ectoderm-neural cortex protein 1, with protein sequence MKMSVCVHENRKSRASTGSMNIYLFHKSSYADSVLMHLNSLRQQRLFTDVLLHAGSRSFPCHRAVLAACSRYFEAMFSGGLRESQASEVDFRDSIHPEVLELLLDYAYSSRVVINEENAESLLEAGDMLEFQDIRDACAEFLERNLHPSNCLGMLLLSDAHQCTKLSELSWGMCLSNFPAICKTEDFLQLPKDMVVQLLSHEELETEDERLVYEAALNWINYDLERRHCHLPELLRTVRLALLPAIFLMENVSTEELINSQAKSKELVDEAIRCKLKILQNDGVVNSPCARPRKTSHALFLLGGQTFMCDKLYLVDQKAKEIIPKADIPSPRKEFSACAIGCKVYITGGRGSENGVSKDVWVYDTVHEEWSKAAPMLIARFGHGSAELKHCLYVVGGHTAATGCLPASPSVSLKQVEQFDPVANKWTMVAPLREGVSNAAVVSVKLKLFAFGGTSVTHDKLPKVQCYDPQENRWTVPASCPQPWRYTAAAVLGNQIFVMGGDTEFSACSAYKFSSESYQWTKVGDVTAKRMSCQAVASGNKLYVVGGYFGTQRCKTLDCYDPTLDAWNSITTVPYSLIPTAFVSTWKHLPA